From a region of the Candidatus Bathyanammoxibius amoris genome:
- the ispE gene encoding 4-(cytidine 5'-diphospho)-2-C-methyl-D-erythritol kinase, giving the protein MNSKTVTLTAPAKINLFLEVLGKRPDGYHELETVMQQIDLADTLTLEETDEGIELTCTEPDIPCDETNLVWKAARIFQRQVAVDTGVRVHLTKRIPVAAGLGGGSSDAAAMLKGMNALWEAGLSEPSLMDMAAELGSDVPFFIKGGTALCRGRGEIVTPLAVRHRFFYVLLYPDIKVSTAEVYGKLKIDLTREKKDVNFVLSALLSEDIDTLNNSLFNRLETVALELYPELKGFKKLLEGFLQGGVLLSGSGSAIYGCCKNQKEAKNVKEELNKRGVEKAFVVSSLSPASLM; this is encoded by the coding sequence GTGAACTCAAAGACCGTTACCTTAACCGCCCCGGCTAAGATAAACCTGTTCCTGGAGGTACTGGGCAAGAGGCCCGACGGCTACCATGAGCTGGAGACCGTCATGCAGCAGATAGACCTGGCAGACACCCTGACACTGGAGGAAACGGACGAGGGCATAGAACTGACCTGTACGGAACCAGACATCCCGTGCGATGAGACCAACCTTGTGTGGAAGGCCGCCCGCATCTTCCAGAGACAAGTCGCCGTAGATACAGGAGTTAGGGTGCATCTGACAAAGAGGATACCCGTTGCGGCGGGACTGGGCGGTGGAAGCTCCGACGCCGCCGCCATGCTGAAAGGCATGAACGCCTTGTGGGAGGCGGGCTTAAGCGAACCAAGCCTGATGGACATGGCCGCGGAGCTTGGTTCAGACGTCCCTTTTTTCATAAAAGGCGGCACCGCATTGTGCAGAGGAAGAGGTGAAATCGTGACACCTCTGGCGGTCAGGCACAGGTTCTTTTATGTCCTCCTCTATCCCGACATTAAGGTCTCCACCGCCGAAGTTTATGGCAAGCTGAAAATTGATTTGACAAGAGAAAAAAAAGATGTTAATTTCGTACTATCTGCGCTTCTGTCTGAGGATATTGACACCTTAAACAATTCGCTCTTTAATAGACTAGAAACAGTAGCTTTAGAGTTATATCCGGAACTCAAAGGGTTTAAAAAACTTCTTGAGGGCTTTCTCCAGGGCGGGGTATTGCTATCGGGAAGCGGCTCTGCAATCTACGGCTGCTGCAAGAACCAAAAGGAGGCCAAGAACGTTAAAGAAGAGCTAAATAAACGGGGGGTAGAGAAGGCTTTTGTGGTATCAAGTTTGTCGCCTGCTTCGCTTATGTAA
- the ilvC gene encoding ketol-acid reductoisomerase produces MATMYYDKDADLNHLKDKTLAVIGYGSQGHAQTQNLRDSGLKVIVGLRPGGSSYESAMAHGFNTVTIEEAAKAGDVVHILLPDEVQADVYESQIKPHMKEGKTLNFSHGFNVHFRQIVPPADVDVIMVAPKGPGHLVRSEYEKGGGVPCLMAVHQDPSGTAQDTALAFAKGIGGTRAGVIVTTFAEETETDLFGEQAVLCGGVSALIKAGFDTLVEAGYQPELAYFECMHEMKLIVDLFYEGGLAHMRDSISNTAEYGDLTRGPMIIDKRTRKEMKKILKDIQSGKFANEWVAENKTGGENFHALRREEKHLLIEKVGKELRQKMSWIKAK; encoded by the coding sequence ATGGCAACGATGTACTACGATAAGGACGCGGACCTGAACCACCTGAAGGATAAGACCTTAGCCGTCATAGGCTACGGCAGTCAGGGTCACGCACAGACCCAGAACCTTAGGGACAGCGGCCTCAAAGTCATCGTAGGTCTTCGGCCCGGCGGAAGCAGCTATGAATCGGCCATGGCTCATGGCTTCAATACCGTAACCATCGAGGAGGCAGCGAAGGCAGGAGATGTTGTACACATACTGCTGCCCGATGAGGTCCAGGCAGACGTCTACGAATCACAGATAAAACCCCACATGAAGGAGGGAAAGACCCTTAACTTTTCCCACGGGTTCAACGTACATTTCCGCCAGATAGTGCCGCCCGCCGACGTTGACGTAATAATGGTGGCCCCGAAGGGGCCGGGACATCTCGTAAGGTCGGAGTATGAAAAGGGTGGCGGCGTCCCGTGTCTCATGGCAGTACACCAGGACCCGTCCGGCACGGCACAGGACACCGCCCTGGCCTTCGCCAAGGGTATAGGCGGTACCCGGGCCGGCGTCATTGTGACCACCTTCGCAGAGGAGACCGAGACCGACCTCTTCGGAGAACAAGCGGTACTCTGCGGCGGCGTGTCCGCCCTGATAAAGGCGGGCTTTGACACGCTCGTTGAGGCAGGCTACCAGCCGGAACTCGCATACTTTGAGTGCATGCACGAAATGAAACTTATCGTGGACCTGTTCTACGAAGGCGGTCTTGCGCACATGAGAGACTCCATAAGCAACACCGCAGAGTACGGGGACCTTACCAGGGGACCCATGATAATCGACAAAAGGACCCGCAAAGAGATGAAGAAGATACTCAAAGACATCCAGAGCGGGAAGTTCGCAAATGAATGGGTCGCGGAAAACAAAACCGGCGGAGAAAACTTCCATGCCCTTCGCCGGGAGGAAAAGCACCTGCTGATTGAAAAGGTGGGCAAAGAACTCCGGCAGAAGATGAGCTGGATAAAGGCAAAATAG
- a CDS encoding response regulator, with the protein MVIEDNVDNMEVMRRILEEDGYKILKAETGQQGLDVALEARPDFILLDIQLPDMDGLEVLQKIRSSEIDGGIPVIAVTSYAMSGDSERMMAAGCNSYIEKPIDPDKFVDQIREILGEK; encoded by the coding sequence TTGGTCATTGAAGATAATGTAGACAACATGGAGGTTATGAGGCGGATTCTGGAGGAAGACGGCTACAAGATACTGAAGGCAGAGACGGGGCAGCAGGGATTAGACGTTGCGCTAGAGGCACGGCCGGACTTTATTCTTCTGGACATCCAGCTCCCCGATATGGACGGGCTGGAGGTGCTACAGAAGATACGCAGCTCGGAGATTGACGGCGGCATACCAGTTATTGCGGTGACTTCCTATGCCATGTCAGGCGATTCGGAAAGGATGATGGCCGCGGGCTGCAACAGCTACATCGAAAAGCCTATCGACCCGGATAAGTTTGTGGACCAGATAAGGGAGATTCTCGGAGAGAAGTAA
- the ilvN gene encoding acetolactate synthase small subunit, with translation MKHTITAIVENKVGVLVRIVGLFSSRGFNIDSLNVGETDDPRFSRLTIVVKGDNAVLEQVRKQLGKVIDVIRVSDLTNKPYVERDLMLVKINVPPGKRGEILEVVNIFRGKIVDLGGKDMIVELSGTEDKVEAMLKLLRPFGIKETARTGQIAMIRGTK, from the coding sequence ATGAAACACACGATAACGGCAATAGTTGAAAACAAGGTGGGTGTGCTGGTCAGGATAGTCGGCCTCTTCAGCAGCAGGGGTTTCAACATAGACAGCCTTAACGTTGGCGAGACCGATGACCCCAGGTTCTCCAGGCTTACTATCGTGGTCAAGGGGGACAACGCCGTGCTGGAACAGGTACGGAAACAGCTCGGCAAGGTCATAGACGTCATCAGGGTGTCAGACCTCACAAACAAGCCTTACGTGGAGAGAGACCTGATGCTGGTCAAGATTAACGTTCCGCCGGGGAAGAGAGGCGAGATACTGGAGGTCGTAAACATCTTTAGAGGGAAGATTGTTGACCTGGGGGGGAAAGACATGATCGTGGAACTCTCCGGTACGGAGGATAAGGTAGAGGCCATGCTGAAACTTCTTCGACCCTTCGGTATAAAAGAAACAGCCAGAACGGGCCAAATCGCTATGATAAGGGGAACAAAATAA
- the rsmD gene encoding 16S rRNA (guanine(966)-N(2))-methyltransferase RsmD: protein MRVIAGTAKGRRLYCPKGLGIRPARDRVKESLFNILGDLVTGRPALDLFAGTGAVGIEALSRGAQSCLFVENNAPAITCMQRNLRTAGLESSGKILKVDVFRVLPHLVKKGMYFELAFVDPPYKIIEDDRDRKRLLKLLEDLAEQDILRDPGIVVVEYRAKKTELPDKIGRLVRFDDRGYDITHLGFWHLSEKGT from the coding sequence ATGCGTGTGATAGCCGGCACAGCCAAAGGAAGACGTTTGTACTGCCCGAAAGGTCTGGGGATAAGGCCCGCACGGGACAGGGTCAAGGAGTCCCTTTTCAACATTCTGGGAGACCTTGTAACCGGACGTCCCGCGCTCGACCTCTTCGCCGGCACGGGGGCCGTGGGCATAGAGGCACTCAGCAGGGGCGCTCAGTCCTGCCTGTTCGTAGAGAACAACGCCCCGGCGATAACCTGCATGCAGAGGAACCTTCGCACGGCAGGGCTTGAGTCCAGTGGCAAAATACTGAAGGTGGACGTGTTCAGGGTCTTGCCGCACCTCGTAAAAAAAGGCATGTACTTTGAACTGGCCTTTGTGGACCCCCCTTACAAGATTATAGAAGATGACAGGGACAGAAAAAGGCTCCTCAAACTCCTCGAGGACCTCGCAGAGCAAGACATACTTAGAGACCCCGGCATCGTCGTTGTGGAATACAGGGCCAAGAAGACGGAGCTTCCCGATAAAATAGGCAGACTTGTACGTTTTGACGACAGGGGTTATGATATCACCCATCTCGGCTTCTGGCACCTTTCAGAAAAAGGCACGTAA
- a CDS encoding 2-isopropylmalate synthase produces MSRIIIHDTTLRDGEQSPGVSLNLHEKLQIAHQLARLGVDVIEAGFPIASPGDFEAVKAVAGEVGNTRISALARTLEKDIDRAADALKPAKRPMIHVFLATSEIHRQHKLKKAKAEILKLATHAVRHAKGFTDDVEFSPEDASRTEPEFLREVVEAVVDAGATVVNIPDTVGYATPEEFARLIEYLLTETGNIEKAILSVHCHNDLGLAVANTLAAIKAGATQAECTVNGIGERAGNAALEEIAMALNTRKDFYDYTTGIVTQEIMTSSRLVSSLTGLRVQKNKAVVGENAFAHSSGVHQDGIIKERTTYEIMRPEDVGRGKTRLPLGKLSGRNAFLQRIKELGYGHLDKKELEEAFKEFKILADRKKTIHDEDIEAIVINILDESPPVYRLERVKIDCGPGTTPLAEVRLKLQDDTIVDNATMGDGPIDALFKAIDLITDVPGKLLDYQVRALTSGKDAMGEVSVEVDFGGQVQRGRVVSCDIIEASAKAYLNAANKVAQKTTHKTPKKKKETRQKQRV; encoded by the coding sequence ATGAGCCGAATCATCATACATGATACCACGCTGAGAGACGGCGAGCAGTCTCCGGGCGTCAGTCTCAACCTCCACGAGAAACTGCAGATAGCCCATCAGCTGGCGCGTCTGGGGGTGGACGTCATCGAGGCTGGTTTTCCCATCGCCTCCCCCGGTGACTTCGAGGCCGTTAAGGCCGTGGCAGGGGAGGTAGGAAACACCCGTATATCCGCGCTCGCCCGCACCCTGGAGAAGGATATTGACCGCGCCGCCGATGCCCTGAAACCAGCAAAAAGACCCATGATACACGTGTTTCTCGCCACCTCCGAAATACACAGGCAGCACAAGCTCAAGAAGGCAAAGGCAGAAATACTCAAGCTGGCCACACACGCCGTGCGTCACGCTAAGGGATTTACTGACGACGTAGAGTTCTCACCGGAGGACGCCTCAAGGACAGAGCCTGAATTCCTGCGCGAGGTAGTTGAGGCCGTAGTAGATGCAGGGGCCACGGTGGTCAACATCCCCGACACGGTGGGATACGCTACACCTGAGGAATTCGCCCGGCTAATCGAATATCTCCTGACGGAGACCGGCAACATAGAGAAGGCCATACTGAGCGTACACTGTCATAACGACCTGGGCCTGGCGGTAGCCAACACGCTTGCGGCCATAAAGGCCGGGGCCACTCAGGCAGAATGCACCGTCAACGGTATCGGCGAGAGGGCGGGCAATGCCGCGCTTGAGGAGATAGCAATGGCCCTCAACACACGCAAAGACTTCTATGACTACACCACGGGCATCGTCACCCAGGAGATAATGACCTCCAGCCGGCTGGTAAGCAGCCTGACCGGGCTCCGTGTACAAAAGAACAAGGCCGTCGTGGGTGAAAACGCCTTTGCGCACTCCTCGGGGGTGCACCAGGACGGCATAATAAAAGAACGCACCACCTATGAGATAATGCGCCCCGAAGACGTCGGTCGCGGAAAAACACGGCTTCCACTCGGAAAGCTCTCCGGACGAAATGCGTTCCTTCAGAGGATAAAAGAACTGGGTTACGGGCATCTGGACAAAAAAGAACTCGAAGAGGCGTTCAAGGAGTTTAAGATACTGGCCGACAGGAAAAAGACCATCCACGACGAAGACATAGAGGCTATTGTCATAAACATACTTGACGAGAGCCCTCCCGTCTACCGCCTTGAGCGCGTGAAAATAGACTGCGGCCCCGGCACCACGCCGCTGGCCGAGGTGCGCCTCAAGCTGCAAGACGACACTATCGTGGACAACGCCACCATGGGTGACGGCCCCATCGACGCGCTATTTAAGGCCATAGACCTGATAACGGACGTTCCCGGCAAGCTACTCGACTATCAGGTGCGCGCCCTCACCAGCGGCAAGGACGCCATGGGAGAGGTAAGCGTCGAGGTGGATTTCGGGGGACAGGTCCAGAGGGGACGGGTCGTAAGCTGCGACATCATCGAGGCCAGCGCCAAGGCATATCTGAACGCCGCCAATAAGGTCGCGCAAAAGACCACCCACAAGACGCCCAAAAAAAAGAAAGAGACGAGACAAAAACAAAGGGTCTGA
- a CDS encoding SpoVG family protein, which translates to MEITEIRVKLTEAKKNRLQAFCSITIDNDFVVRDLKVIEGQKGAFVAMPSRKLTDRCQKCGGKNHVRASYCNECGTKLDERHELKGESDSAGKVKLYADTAHPINSKCREYIQERVLSMYKEELERSTQPGYKPLDMPVNVDYENTHIKKDQEQRFGEGILP; encoded by the coding sequence GTGGAGATTACAGAGATCAGAGTAAAACTAACCGAGGCCAAGAAGAATCGTTTGCAAGCCTTCTGCAGCATTACCATTGACAATGATTTTGTTGTAAGAGACCTTAAGGTCATTGAGGGCCAAAAAGGGGCATTCGTGGCGATGCCCAGCAGGAAATTAACGGACAGGTGTCAAAAATGCGGCGGGAAGAACCATGTTCGAGCGAGTTACTGTAATGAGTGCGGTACAAAACTGGACGAGAGGCACGAGCTGAAGGGTGAAAGCGACTCCGCGGGAAAAGTAAAACTTTACGCAGACACCGCACACCCGATAAATTCAAAATGCCGAGAATATATACAGGAACGCGTCCTGTCAATGTACAAGGAAGAATTGGAGAGGTCTACTCAACCGGGATATAAACCCCTGGACATGCCGGTTAATGTTGACTATGAAAACACGCACATTAAGAAGGACCAGGAGCAACGTTTTGGAGAGGGAATTTTACCCTAA
- a CDS encoding response regulator: MKILIVDDDKDARALQERVLAAQGYTVESAAKGKEALEMARRSRPDLIISDILMPEMDGFALCQAVKDDEKLRTIPFVFLTASYITREDEKLAVALGAERFLVKTGDIVELLETVEEILKKYKEGHIKVPSQPTVDKEELERMHKDALIRELDKKMRELEREHKALVESEEELKTHARQQEVVSKLGLYALKEIDLQELMNEAVSMVAKTLDVEYCKVLELLPDGKALLLKAGVGWKKGYVGRATVGTEKDSQAGYTLLSSKPVIVEDLRKETRFSGPPLLLEHGVVSGMSVVIHGKDRPFGVLGTHTSRQRTFTKHDINFFQTLANVLAEAIQRKRAEEELQESSTRTIQILESITDAFFTLDHKWRFAYLNSEAERLLLRKREELIGNNVWEEFPEAVGSTFYNEYHKAISEQVTVAFEEFYPPLNTWFEVHAYPSKDGLSVYFRDITERRRTEEECKQSLERLRKALGGTIEALAATVETRDPYTAGHQQRVASLACAMAEEMGLPAEQIDGIRMAATVHDIGKIAVPAEILSKTGKITKTEFEMIKRHSEVGYNILKSIEFPRPIAKIVLQHHERMDGSGYPDALEVGGIFMEARILGVADVVEAMSSHRPYRPALGIDAALEEISKKRGIFYDPDVVDACVRLFREKGFEFKFS, encoded by the coding sequence ATGAAAATATTGATTGTTGACGACGACAAAGACGCGCGGGCGCTGCAAGAGAGGGTCCTGGCGGCCCAAGGATACACGGTAGAGAGCGCCGCTAAGGGGAAGGAGGCCCTGGAAATGGCCAGGCGTTCACGGCCGGACCTGATTATCTCGGACATCTTGATGCCCGAGATGGACGGCTTTGCACTCTGCCAGGCGGTCAAGGACGATGAGAAGCTGAGAACGATCCCCTTTGTGTTCCTTACGGCATCCTACATAACTCGCGAAGACGAAAAGCTGGCGGTGGCGTTGGGAGCGGAGCGGTTCCTTGTAAAGACTGGGGACATAGTGGAACTTCTTGAAACAGTTGAGGAGATACTTAAAAAATATAAAGAAGGACACATCAAGGTCCCAAGCCAACCCACTGTGGATAAGGAAGAGCTAGAACGGATGCATAAAGACGCCCTGATAAGGGAGCTTGACAAGAAAATGCGAGAATTAGAGAGGGAGCATAAGGCGCTTGTGGAGTCGGAAGAGGAACTCAAGACCCATGCTCGCCAGCAGGAAGTTGTCTCCAAACTCGGTCTGTATGCACTGAAAGAAATAGACCTTCAAGAACTCATGAACGAAGCCGTTTCTATGGTTGCGAAGACGCTTGACGTGGAGTATTGCAAGGTGCTGGAACTCCTTCCGGATGGCAAGGCCCTGCTGCTGAAGGCAGGAGTGGGCTGGAAGAAGGGATACGTGGGACGCGCCACAGTAGGGACAGAGAAAGATTCACAGGCCGGTTACACCCTGCTTTCAAGTAAGCCTGTAATCGTTGAAGACCTGCGCAAGGAGACACGATTTAGCGGCCCGCCACTACTTCTTGAGCACGGCGTAGTCAGCGGCATGAGCGTCGTCATCCACGGTAAGGACCGTCCGTTCGGAGTCTTAGGCACGCACACATCCAGGCAGCGAACATTCACCAAGCACGACATAAATTTCTTCCAGACCTTGGCAAATGTGCTTGCCGAGGCGATTCAGCGCAAGCGGGCGGAGGAAGAGCTGCAGGAGTCCAGCACGCGTACCATACAGATTCTCGAAAGCATTACCGATGCTTTTTTTACATTAGACCATAAGTGGCGATTTGCCTACCTTAACTCGGAAGCGGAGAGGCTTTTGCTTAGAAAGCGGGAAGAGCTCATTGGCAACAACGTGTGGGAGGAGTTTCCGGAGGCGGTTGGTTCAACGTTTTACAATGAATATCACAAGGCGATATCGGAACAAGTAACCGTTGCTTTTGAGGAGTTTTATCCACCGCTTAATACGTGGTTTGAGGTACACGCCTATCCCTCGAAAGATGGTCTGTCAGTCTATTTTCGCGACATCACCGAGCGCAGACGGACGGAGGAGGAATGTAAACAGAGCCTGGAGAGGTTGCGAAAGGCCCTAGGGGGGACCATCGAGGCCCTGGCTGCAACGGTGGAGACGAGGGACCCTTACACTGCGGGCCATCAGCAGCGTGTGGCCAGTCTCGCCTGTGCCATGGCAGAGGAGATGGGGCTTCCAGCGGAACAGATTGACGGAATCCGCATGGCCGCGACTGTCCACGATATCGGGAAGATAGCCGTACCTGCTGAGATACTTAGTAAGACCGGTAAGATAACCAAGACCGAATTTGAGATGATTAAAAGACACTCCGAGGTGGGCTACAACATATTGAAGAGTATAGAGTTCCCACGGCCAATTGCCAAGATAGTGCTTCAACACCACGAAAGGATGGACGGCTCCGGGTACCCTGACGCGCTGGAAGTCGGAGGAATTTTTATGGAGGCGCGAATCCTGGGCGTAGCCGATGTCGTGGAGGCCATGTCCTCGCACCGTCCCTACCGTCCCGCCCTCGGTATTGATGCCGCCCTTGAGGAAATATCTAAGAAGAGGGGCATCTTCTATGACCCCGACGTCGTAGACGCCTGCGTGAGGCTTTTCAGGGAGAAGGGGTTTGAGTTTAAGTTCAGTTAG
- the prfB gene encoding peptide chain release factor 2 (programmed frameshift), with protein MKKDVTPLRERLLSLETLFDLAAKEKEQRLLEKRIASGDIWKDKQKAQETLKKLKNLKEITAPFKEMESSWEDLVVLTQLADEDKTIAPELERDVRAFEKKLERVELRALLGHPHDRSNAYLSVHAGAGGTESCDWAAMLLRMYCRWMERNDYAYEVVDVQPGEEAGVKRAVVHVKGEWANGYLRAEVGVHRLVRISPFDTNRRRHTSFAAVDVVPEMAKEEEVEIRPEDVKVNTFRASGAGGQHVNKTSSAVRITHLPTGVVVQCQSERSQHKNRKSAMSMLMARLYQLKEKEREKEREALYDEKGEIAWGRQIRSYVLHPYNLVKDLRTGKETGNTQAVLDGEIDEFIDAYLRHKLEKQGS; from the exons ATGAAAAAAGATGTAACCCCCCTCCGTGAACGCCTCCTAAGTCTG GAGACTCTCTTTGACCTGGCAGCCAAAGAGAAGGAGCAAAGGCTGCTGGAGAAAAGGATAGCTTCCGGGGACATCTGGAAAGATAAGCAAAAAGCGCAGGAAACCCTGAAGAAGCTCAAAAACCTCAAAGAGATAACCGCACCATTCAAAGAGATGGAGAGTTCCTGGGAAGACCTTGTTGTGCTTACCCAATTGGCCGATGAGGACAAAACTATCGCGCCGGAGCTGGAGCGGGATGTACGCGCCTTCGAAAAGAAGCTGGAGAGGGTTGAGCTAAGGGCCTTGCTTGGTCATCCACACGACCGTAGTAACGCATATCTGAGCGTACACGCCGGAGCAGGGGGCACCGAGTCATGTGATTGGGCTGCGATGCTCCTCAGGATGTACTGCCGGTGGATGGAGAGGAACGACTACGCGTATGAGGTAGTTGACGTACAGCCGGGCGAAGAGGCGGGTGTCAAGAGGGCCGTCGTTCACGTGAAGGGTGAATGGGCCAACGGGTACCTCCGTGCGGAGGTCGGTGTGCACAGGCTTGTGAGGATATCGCCTTTCGACACAAACCGGAGACGCCACACGTCCTTTGCGGCTGTAGACGTTGTTCCTGAAATGGCGAAGGAAGAAGAGGTGGAGATACGGCCGGAAGATGTCAAGGTAAACACCTTCCGGGCAAGCGGCGCGGGCGGTCAGCACGTAAACAAGACCTCCTCCGCCGTTAGGATTACCCACCTCCCTACGGGCGTAGTCGTACAGTGTCAGAGCGAACGCTCTCAGCACAAGAACAGGAAATCGGCCATGAGTATGCTCATGGCAAGGCTTTACCAGTTGAAGGAGAAAGAAAGGGAGAAGGAGCGGGAGGCCCTGTACGATGAGAAGGGCGAGATTGCGTGGGGCCGCCAGATACGGTCGTACGTGCTCCATCCGTATAATCTGGTAAAGGATTTACGCACCGGTAAAGAGACCGGTAACACGCAGGCTGTGCTGGACGGTGAGATTGACGAATTTATAGACGCATACCTCAGGCATAAACTGGAGAAACAGGGGTCTTAG
- the ilvB gene encoding biosynthetic-type acetolactate synthase large subunit encodes MTKTGAQTLIDTLLDKGIEYVFGIPGGVVLPLFDTLYDSPIKFILMRHEQAAGHAADGFARATGKVGVCMVTSGPGATNLTTAIATAFMDSVPVVAITGQVKTNLIGSDAFQEADVMGIMRPITKHSYLVKNLNDLPRVLNEAFYIASTGRCGPVVIDLPVDVTMQSMNSPVPEDIDLPGYKPRYDGNPRQIKLAAEAINDSQRPVLYTGGGIILSGCAKELLALAEKANIPVTTTLMGLGGFPETNPLSLGMLGMHGTCYANHAVQESDLLIAVGSRFDDRVTGKLDEFAPHAKIIHVDIDPASISKNLRVDIPVVGDAGNILTKLIELVRFVDRKQWFDKIGEWKKKFPLTYDNSGDDVKPQYVVEQIYEATKGDAIITTEVGQNQMWAAHYYTFTRPRSFISSGGLGTMGYGFPAAIGAQLGCPDKTVIDIAGDGSIQMNIQELATVVHNKLPVKIAILNNGYLGMVRQWQELFYNKRYSHTTLNGNPDFVKVAEAYGAKGFRVDKKEDVRPVIDKALSIKGPVVMDFRVTQEENVFPMVPAGQAINRMIGGMA; translated from the coding sequence ATGACAAAGACTGGCGCACAAACGTTAATAGATACGCTGCTCGATAAAGGGATTGAATACGTCTTCGGCATCCCCGGTGGTGTCGTCCTACCGCTTTTCGATACCCTTTACGATTCACCCATAAAGTTCATACTGATGAGGCATGAGCAGGCCGCGGGACATGCCGCAGACGGCTTCGCCAGGGCGACCGGCAAGGTCGGGGTCTGCATGGTGACGTCCGGTCCCGGCGCGACCAATCTTACCACCGCCATCGCCACGGCTTTTATGGACTCGGTGCCCGTTGTCGCCATCACGGGACAGGTCAAGACCAACCTGATAGGCAGCGACGCCTTTCAGGAAGCCGACGTGATGGGCATAATGCGCCCCATTACAAAACACAGCTATCTTGTAAAGAACCTGAACGATCTACCGAGGGTGTTAAACGAGGCCTTCTACATCGCCAGTACGGGAAGGTGCGGCCCGGTCGTTATTGACCTTCCCGTTGACGTCACCATGCAGAGCATGAATAGCCCGGTGCCGGAAGACATCGACCTGCCCGGCTATAAGCCCAGATACGACGGCAATCCGAGGCAGATTAAGCTGGCGGCCGAGGCCATAAACGACTCCCAGCGGCCCGTGCTATATACCGGAGGCGGTATCATCCTCTCCGGATGCGCCAAAGAGCTTTTAGCTCTCGCGGAAAAGGCCAATATACCCGTCACCACTACTCTCATGGGTCTTGGAGGGTTCCCGGAGACAAACCCCCTTTCACTAGGGATGCTGGGAATGCACGGTACGTGCTACGCCAACCATGCCGTCCAGGAATCGGACCTGCTAATAGCAGTCGGCTCACGTTTTGACGACCGGGTTACCGGGAAGCTCGATGAGTTTGCGCCACACGCAAAGATCATCCACGTTGACATAGATCCCGCGTCTATCAGTAAGAACCTCAGGGTAGACATTCCCGTGGTGGGTGACGCCGGGAACATTCTTACCAAGCTTATAGAACTTGTGCGCTTCGTGGACAGGAAGCAATGGTTTGACAAAATCGGCGAGTGGAAGAAAAAGTTTCCTCTCACCTATGACAACAGCGGGGATGACGTCAAGCCACAGTACGTCGTCGAGCAGATATACGAGGCCACAAAGGGTGATGCCATAATAACTACTGAGGTGGGCCAAAACCAGATGTGGGCGGCACATTATTATACATTTACCAGGCCGCGGAGTTTCATCTCCTCGGGCGGGCTGGGGACCATGGGCTACGGATTCCCCGCCGCAATCGGCGCACAGTTAGGCTGCCCCGACAAGACAGTGATAGACATAGCCGGTGACGGAAGCATCCAGATGAACATCCAGGAGCTGGCCACCGTCGTGCATAACAAACTGCCCGTGAAGATAGCGATACTAAACAACGGCTATCTGGGTATGGTCCGTCAGTGGCAGGAACTTTTTTACAACAAGAGATACTCCCACACGACCCTGAACGGCAACCCGGACTTCGTCAAGGTGGCGGAAGCCTATGGCGCAAAGGGGTTCCGCGTGGACAAGAAGGAGGACGTAAGGCCCGTCATAGATAAGGCCCTCTCCATAAAAGGGCCCGTTGTGATGGACTTCAGAGTGACACAGGAAGAAAACGTCTTTCCCATGGTCCCTGCGGGCCAGGCTATTAACCGCATGATAGGCGGTATGGCGTAG